gagggtcgaggcggagctcctgagctcagcggaggggcgaggggtggccggtgacggctgctatggcgaacggcggcgatggtggtgttcggccggagagagagagagcgagggagaggagggaagaaccgcgggagagtgagagagagcaggggggagggcgtggcgtcgtccggggcatcgagcgaggaggggagggcaggcaggcaggcgagcaggtggcgtggcgcggtggcgcgcgcgcgcgccggccacactcccctccctctgtcgaggacgaagacgacagaggagggggcgggctgggccgcctgctggctgggccggccagctggctgggctgcacagggaggagcccaggtaagctcctccttttattattttttctttttctaatttctgacatttgttttgatttaaataaaatattaaatcatttatttaccttatgccaatttttgcaggagctagatatattattccagagctcctttataattggcataatatttggacatatattaatatatataactaatatatttccaatgcaactatttatgcattaattccaaatgcccaaaataaatacctatgagctcttaaaaatattggtttgatttttatctctgtccaatattttcagagagcaacatgagcattttcttggacctttttggagaaatttttatttggatcattttcaaaaatgattctgagggtttcacaaatccccatttcaaattaaatggaaatttaaacatgatgcacacactctgatgcatgactagctagggtgtgacaactcacccccactcaaaagaatctcgtcccgagatttgggttcctccgggaagaaggcgggatactcaagtcgaagacgatcctccctttcccaagttgcttcatcctcagaatggtgcgaccattgaactttgagaaacttgaaattatgacgtcgggtggtacgttcggcctgatcgaggatacgaatggggtactctcgatatgtaagattatcttggagatcaagcgtttcgtggtccacttcacggataggatccgagaagcaacgcctgagttgagaaacgtggaagacatcatgaactcgagaaagatgtggaggtagttccaattggtaggcaacctctcctcgtttagcgagaatacgaaaaggtccaatgtaacgaggagccaatttgcctttgataccgaaacgatgggttcccttcagaggggtgacccgaagataagccttctcgtcaacctcgaaagtcatagccttatgttttcggtcatattgactcttttgacgagattgggctgttttcaacttttcacgaacgatgcgaacttgttcttctgcttcctgaatcatatccgggccaaagaattgtctttccccggtctctgaccagttaaggggtgttcaacaccgtcgtccatagagaacttcaaaaggggctttacccaagctagattgatagctgttgttgtaagcgaattcggcaaatggaaggcacttctcccagtccattccgaatgagataacagaggctcgaagcatgtcttctagaatctggttgacgcgttccacttgaccactcgactgagggtggaaagcggtgctgaaggagagacgggttcccatagcattttggaaactttcccaaaatcgagaggtgaaaagacttcctcgatgcgagttgatttccaaaggaacaccatggagggacactattcgggagatgtataagtctgccagctgactagcggttatactctcacgaacaggtaagaaatgggctactttggaaagacgatcgaccacgacgaaaatagcattattccctctcttggtcctgggaaaaccggtaatgaaatccataccaattttatcccatttccattcaggaatagctaagggttgaagggtgccagcaggccgttggtgctctgcttttacacgacgacagacgtcgcaattagcaatatactgagcaatttctctcttcatcctagtccaccagaacctctggcgtaggtcctgatacatcttagtactaccgggatgaatggtgagaggagattcatgagcctccttaaggatcaactgccgtagatgctggttcttgggaaccactagacggttctcaaagtacacaacaccatgatcatttgtggagaaacaactagcacctccgctagcaatgttctctttgattttagatattcccttatctcgcttttgggcagcgatgatttgatccgtaagagtaggttttgctaccaaggtggaaagaaaaccttgaggtacaatgtgaaggttaagcttccgaaattcctcatggagaagcggttgactttgttgtaacatcaggttgttacaataagatttacgacttagcgcatcagccatgacgttggctttccctggggtgtaggttattcctaagtcgaagtctgtgatcaactcaacccaacgtctttgcctgagattcagatccggttgggtgaaaatgtacttcagactttggtgatcagtgaatatttcgcaacgattaccgaggaggtaatgtcgccaggtttaagtgcatagactacggctgcaagctctagatcatgagtaggataattctcctcatgtgggtgcaattgccgtgaagcgtaggcaattacgtgtcgatcttgcatgagaatgcaacctagtccttgtcgcgaggcgtcgcagtagataacaaagtccttggagaagtctggcggtaccagtacgggagcagaggtcaggcgtcttttcagttcctgaaagctgtgctcacattgtggagtccattcgaacttcttatctttcttgaggagttcggttagaggtttggcaactttggagaagttctcgacaaagcgacgacaatagctcgctaagcccagaaaactccgaacttgcttgaccgattcaggtggagtccaattaaggacggcttgaactcgctcagggttaacagcaatacctttaccagatattacatgacccagataggtcacttctgacaaccagaattcacatttagaaaatttggcataaaggcgatgctctcgaagtttcttcaacactagccttagatgttcggcatgttcttcctcgttcttggagtagatgagtatatcatcgaggtaaaccacgacgaatttatccaaatactccatgaagattgagttcattaaccgagaaaaggtggctggagcgttggttaaaccgaaggacatgacggtgtactcgtattggccataacgagtaacaaaggccgttttaggaatgtccccgtttctgattttgatttgatggtagcccaacctcaaatccatcttggagaagactgaggatccagcgagctgatcatacaggtcgttgatcctgggaagcggatatttgttcttgattgtgaccaaattgacaggtcggtaatctacaaccatccggtccgtaccatccttcttcttgacgaataggacggggcaagcccacggagatgagctaggtcggatgaaaccctttttcaaggactcatcgagttgtttcttaagctcggctagttctaggggtgccatcttataaggtcttctagcaatcggaacggttcctggaatgaggtctattacgaactcaacatccctgtcaggtggaacacctggcaattcctctggaaagacatccgggaagtcacggactaccggaatgtcctcaaggtctggcaaagggctggcgttaagagaatataattgtcgcttggctattcgggtcaagacattgactatcttccccgaaggatgggtgagttgaacagtcctagagaagcaatcaatttgggcatgatgagctgacatccagtccatacccagaatgatattaatatctgaagatttaagggctatcaagacgcgaggaaaacaagtctgtcgacttggatttcatttccataacttaccctagaggtctgccatctagaaccaggagtagaaatttccatagtggatggcatgtcacagaatgcaacgttatgcaaacgagcataattttcggatataaaagaatgagaggctcctgtatcgaaaagaacagatgccgggtggcaattaacaagaagcgtaccgagaacgacgttgggatcctcttgagcttcttcggcagagatacagttgacatggccacgtgaagcggtgaccggcttggcgtggaatattttcctgtcggcttgccacggccaacagctttagcagactggttggggttggtctggggacactcacgcatatagtgaccagattccccacacttgaaacaagtcacggaactggtacgtggaggagcattgttggttggacccccatagggcttggccggtgcagactgttgaacggggcgaggcgcctggaaaggatggcctcggtgtgaacctgggtggcagggcggtgttgggtacccacacgcggcgcttctgaggaccagcaccggatgaggaacccatgtcacggccatgcttgcgtgttgcgtcatagtcagtctgaccagtttcagcactgatggctttgttgacaagtttctgaaaagatgtgcactcatgcagacggaggtcacggcgaagctcaggactaaggcccttacggaaccttgcttgcttcttggcatcagtagacacttcctcagttgcatatcgtgcgagattaccaaactccctgctgtaagcatccacagaaagtcggccttgggtgaaactgcaaaattcttcacgtttacggtccatgagaccctccggaatgtgatgttcacggaaagcctcgctgaattcagcccaagtagtgacatggcccgctgggcgcatagctccataattctcccaccatagactggcggggccttcaagatgatatgcagcaaaggtgaccttgtcagcctccgctaccagcgcggaacgcagtttgtgagcgatactgcgaagccagtcatcagcgtcgagaggctcgacggagtggtggaacgtgggtggatgtaatttgataaaatcactgagtgacaccacgttagtcctctgatggtgtgccgtgttctgttcaatacgctccaacaaacggttggtctcccgcttgtttctctcagcttccatcataacctcggctagggaaggaggatgaggcagatttgcatccctgacttcactgccttcggcctgctcttgaggagcagggttagtgcgcgtgttgaccatcctaggtaaacaagacaatgatttagtcaggaagataaaattccgacataggataaaaatgtaaggaataactcgaaatgcaagatgatcatccgtatgacatggtagatacagaaactgcttcttttattccatcgtcatacacaccatacagggtttagtacaagaccaaacaaagtactattacggtgaaaagaggattacatctcatcggaggcatcccaagctcctatacattatttttctacacctccggaaagagtacaaactaggtcatatcccacgagtcacgcgggacgatagatgacacagctagtgcgaactagtgatactaccactaactcagaccgatccgtagtagtcctcgtagaagtcacctccatagcctggaagctcaacatgatcatccggaaacagacgatctcgcggagcttgtggaccataggggctaggatgaggtcttggaccaacagacggtggcctgcggggaccgcgaggtggggtgatgcctcctacatcacgccaacccatcacgtctggcagagcagatctcacaggatagagatcgcgcatatctgaatatccagcttgcaccgccggtgcgaaccgagtcaaagtggcccagtggtcagcacgggtattgaagagctctaacctcaaggcccgattttcacggtccttatcctcgagcatctcagcagtggtgcgagtccgtgaatcctcctgagtggggtcagcatagatagcctggagatacccttgtgctcccggaagtgatcctggcatataccggaaatcagagtcccgaaatagaccagatctgactcgcataatggtcatcatagagtaggcggcgtcctgcacagccatctcaatagtaaccccgagtccataggagcagtgaaggggctcggtggatccaggataagatgggaatatccggacagtgcagagatactggctttgattaaagtctcggaattgctcttcgaccgtgtactcaggataccaacggtatccagcctcagtcattaccctgaccaacttggcagtatggccgggtacatctaggcatcgagtcaggcgaaccacttgattgaggtcgcgagtggccatctgaaagcacaatcataatgcaaaggcattagaatttctagcaaaatttcggcagcataacagctgtaaatgctcaagaaggattgagacatttgacaaaggattacatacacactcaacatcatcatatcaaagttctgagaccatcctagcacataatatggtagaagaactgaactaggcttgtatccatcaaacttataaggtactactgattagtaacacgtgatcctgatagagagtatagatcctaattccttaacccccggtggaagaatggactgactcagatcagaatgtcataagataaaggagtaaaaagagccttacgttccatcccacaaacaattcccctacatataactaaagaatttctagactcaacatcgaccagtttggcttggagaacctacaggcagtccgactctgatgccaacgctgtcaggaccccgactcgatgtcacatcgatctagccggtaacacctcatatcactttgcggcctcacgcacggtatccccacgggtgtcgccttacctttgcccgggaccgtttgcgccttttggctcacgtatatgatagtgtcgctagcatccatatgataaggagcccgggctgacatgactagtcgtaaacccaaagtggcacagacttacagggacaggcatccatgacccagcttcgaacgtgtcggtcatcagcaagtgggtccgggctgtagcactgggctagcaggactccggtaaaccgggctgtagcgggctaacaggactccggtactcaaagcgtgacatttccccgaagggacagacacaggaacgaagaaggacacatgccggccagcctaagtgttccagagcagtagcaagctaccatggctcagcggtaacactaggagacatttcccggtaagagaggctactaaagataaacaactagatagtcagatcccacacataccaagcatttcaatcatacacacaatatgctcgatatgtgcaaatacaacgaagcatcacaacatgactctacgacacaagtactttatttaaggctcagggagccatacataacatacacaaaggtacgggtctcacgacccaacatacaagtcatacagtcatacaaaccagcagcggaagtacattgtctgagtacagacaactagtaaaataaaagaggcttggaaagcctagctatactacgtggtccttcacaagctcagggtcaccacctgggtctttagcctactcgttgatgtcaacgtctacatagaacccatcagaaggggttgcagcgtcttctgtaaaaatgtagattatagcaacatgagtacaaaggtactcagcaagacttacatcagatcctacatacatgcatattatcaagaagggttggtggagttattgcagcaagccagctttgactcttggctagactatcctacgatactccaacttgaaatggttttgcgcacacgagtccactactcaccacttcaatacactaccgaggatccgcctccgtcttcctacggaagagccatcctcggcactcacacttatcttgaggcttttagcagtttccatttacttgtctatgaactgtataggcaaccaagtagtcctttaccgcggacgcggctattcgaatagattatgataaccctgcaggggtgtacttcttcatacatgtttccaccacttagcgtctgcacacgacatgtgctcggcagacttcaagcgaaagccgacgtgggtgtagaccacgacctacctaaacacttaagcctctagtccaggtttatcgcctattcaggttccatccgcagggagtccggccgaggtttcccatacggccccgaacgatgtgaacagggttcccgagatacctaacgggtattcggtacacccggccacgtacctaccgcatcacagcccacccctatggtcagcgctgtccacggcctccagtaggctacaaacaccagaaactacttgcaactcctggacagagagctagggtgaataagaagtcgagcggggtcatatttcagggcccaatgcatggtagtagctgtatcttaaatcacacatacagatctcagtgcttaaggtcggcttcaatgaaacaacccaccatgtactcctacatggcctctcatcgatacctttaccaaatcgtgttcaccacaccactctcattaccgacataatcatttcactctagccatcacccagatgaaccagacctgacacgactctaagcatagcaggcatagcaaggtaggaacaacacatacatatggctcaatcaactcctacacatgctagtgggtttcatctagttactgtggcaatgacaggtcatgcagaggaaatgggttcaactaccgtagcacacagcaatttgaaacgcgttgtcttaatgcagtaaaagatagcaggagcgagaacatgggattgtatcgatatggtcaaatggttggttgcttgcctgatggttcgatgcactgatacggttcttcgttagggtaatcacggtactcctcggaggcagaacctgccgcaaaggacaccgatacacaaccatcaccaaacaatgtgcaacaatatgatgcatgcatgaaacatggcaatatgagtgtgttgggctaatgcaactaagaccagaggggtttgaaccaatttgaatcaaagattcaaatttcaaactcaaacatggccttttaaagtgcttttccttgttctgcattaaaacatcaatttaacttgcttagtcatgcatgaaaatagtacagatggatagattggatttttctgatcatttttcatatataatttgtctaatttggagttacagaataaaagttatgaatttttgaagtttaaataatattctggaatttcctgatttaaattaaatccagaaatataaatattgcgccagcatgacgtcagcatgacgtcagtggtcaactgcggctggctggggtcaaacctgacgtgtggggtccacacgtcagtgacagggggggttaaacagggttaatttattcctaattaggggttagtggcgctggggcccactggtcagtgtcaggggggttgactaacagtgattagcactaatctgaccacctggccgacagggcccacgcgtcagtgaccctgggggggggggtcaaaccccaggtcagacaggtcaaacccaccggcgacatgccgccggcgaggcccgagacggcggcgcgatgcggaaacacgctacagggcacgggcgaggccgtgcttgggctcgttggagagcccttgctcccgcgcgtcgaacggtggtggtggccgtgcttgAGGTGGCCGGtatcgacgacggcgagctcgtgagcggcggccggagctcgggtgcggtcggaatcggcgctgctgctcgcaagcgagggagctgaggcactggaggggctctacgggtccttacggacttgttggactcgccggggtgaccaaatggtcaccggagctgcgtcgacggcgagctcggcgacggcggaggttcggccgtggtggggaggaggctacggtgagggaacgagggggaaaagagggggaacggtggcggagctcaccgcggttgcagtgggcgtcgaagcgggctcggggacgcgctggagtgcagcgaatcgacgacgatgatctccggtggccgaggaggggaacggcgacgtggcggcgatgcagggtttCCCGAGGGGCTGGGCTTGGTGGGGAGGACGagagggtcgaggcggagctcctgagctcagcggaggggcgaggggtggccggtgacggctgctatggcgaacggcggcgatggtggtgttcggccggagagagagagagcgagggagaggagggaagaaccgcggttgagtgagagagagcaggggggagggcgtggcgtcgtccggggcatcgagcgaggaggggagggcaggcaggcaggcgagcaggtggtgTGGCGCGgttgcgcgcgcgcgcgccggccacactcccctccctctgtcgaggacgaagacgacagaggagggggcgggctgggccgcctgctggctgggccggccagctggctgggctgcacagggaggagcccaggtaagctcctccttttatttattttttctttttctaatttctgacatttgttttgatttaaataaaatattaaatcatttatttaccttatgccaatttttgcaggagctagatatattattccagagctcctttataattggcataatatttggacatatattaatatatataactaatatatttccaatgcaactatttatgcattaattccaaatgcccaaaataaatacctatgagctcttaaaaatattggtttgatttttatctctgtccaatattttcagagagcaacatgagcattttcttggacctttttggagaaatttttatttggatcattttcaaaaatgattccgagggtttcacaaatccccatttcaaattaaatggaaatttaaacatgatgcatacactctgatgcatgactagctagggtgtgacaatgacGCAATCATTCGGTGCAAATCTATTCTTGCTCTTCCTCAACTATCTCCATTATGCCAGGGCGAGGAGCAGTGTTGCCTTGGCATGCTAATGTCTCGTAAAGCATTCTCTTCCGACGTTGTGGAAGCCCATGCTGCTCTCGCACATGAAAAGCAATAGAGTCAAGGAGTGAGTTAAGCACATTTTCAACAAGAGAAATGATGAAAATGCAATAGTTAATAAAGAGAACTTACAACTGGGACATCTTCCTCGAGGCCGAAACCGTTGAAGTTGTCAGCGTAGTACGCAATGTATCCGGGTGTCTCACCCCTGCCAACATTTTTCAAAGTATATCAGCTCCTCGGGAAAATTAAGAACCAACATAATTAATGAACAAGTACCGTTGCTTACCCACTGCACGAAACGTGCATCCCCACGTTATAGACCACCTTCCATTTGGTAATGTCCATATCCCAGCCGTCATCCATCATCATGCCAATAATCTTCAAAGCTCTAACAACCGTGCGCACCGTACTACCATGTTTTATCTCATACACACACGTAGTCTGATCTGTGCACAACAGATCAAGCACATTGAGTATCTTGCGCTCCATGTCAAAGACGTACAAGCTCCAAGCATGGCAGAGCCACGCTGGCATCATAATCTGCAAACCATAGAATTAGTTATATCAGCTGGACCCACTCACTCAATCAGCTAGCAACAGGTGTGTGCACGTGTCTACGTACCAGACGGCACAGGCAGAGCCTAAAACCTAGCCTTGGTGCAGCAAGCATCCCCAACAAGAGCTCGCGTGTCTCGGCAGTATCGATGCTATCCATGTGTAGCTGCCAACaataaaaaatatttgaaaggtcGGCATAGTTGACATAAATCATGGAGCTTCACTTAGTCCCTTTTTTATTGAACTAACAATGAACTAACCAGAACATCAGGAGGAACCAAACCCCTCCAGTTTGGCAGGTGTACTCTTGCATCATCCTACTCTCTCTCTCATTCCACCCACGCACCCATGCATCGAGTCTCGTGTACAACATTTCTCCAAGCAAACTGAACTGGTACTTGATCTTGTGACCATCCAGGCGTAGGATAGTAGGATTGAAGTGTTCGAACCAAGTCCTGCTAATCACAAATAACAGTAAATTATCAATGCGCTAGTAGGATGCGCTCTGCCGTATGGAGAACACAGGAACGGGAACTAACCTGCTAAGTTCGGACGGCTCGCTAAGCATTTCGGCCGTCTCATATAAACCCATGCAGACGTGGTCTGGGTAGAAGAAGTGATGAAGTTCCAGCTCAAACGGCGAAAAGCCATAATTATGTGGAGCAGGTGGCTGGGGTGGCATTGCTGGAACAACCGCTGCACGCAAGAGGAACATGTCAGTCCTGCCCAAGGTCAATTTAAACATGCATGCAACAGGAAGAATTTTGGAACGCACCTAGAGGTAGTGGGTTACTCTGCTGGCCACCTCCAGGTAAGGCAAGCCTCTTGTTCCCTAGCGGTGTGACTGTAGAAATACGTTGTTCTGGCAGGTCCGGCGCAACAGCTACACACGACCCACACATTTTCCAATTAACGATATAAGTAAACGTAAAATAAAAAGTAGCACATGTCTGGATCTGGATACACTAACCTTCGCCCATGGTGGTATCTCCACGATGCATCATATCAGGCACCACTTGATCCCTTGCACCACAGCCAAGGGCCTCATGCATGGTAGTCTGTCTCGTGCATCTACGAGGAGGCACTGCACAGCGGTCGGAAAATTGTATACATGAGGCCATTCATTTTGTCTGAACAAACCAGCCGTGCAATTAGCATGTAAAAGTCAACGATCACTTACATTGAATGGCAGGACCTTTGCCTTTTACATCTTCTATCATTGGCTTATCCTCCGGCTCGTCATCAGGCACCATAGGCTCATCATACTCAAGCGGGGTCACTGGCTCTGCAACCATAACACGTAGTGAAGCAGATTAATTAACCTTCAAAAAAAGGAATTCACCAATGTCACGTTTTTGCTGGCACCAACCTTTTCCACGTGCAGACTCGATGGTTGGAATGGCCGCGCCTGACGAGCAGCTTGGCCCG
The sequence above is drawn from the Triticum aestivum cultivar Chinese Spring chromosome 7A, IWGSC CS RefSeq v2.1, whole genome shotgun sequence genome and encodes:
- the LOC123149631 gene encoding uncharacterized protein produces the protein MHEALGCGARDQVVPDMMHRGDTTMGEAVAPDLPEQRISTVTPLGNKRLALPGGGQQSNPLPLAVVPAMPPQPPAPHNYGFSPFELELHHFFYPDHVCMGLYETAEMLSEPSELSRTWFEHFNPTILRLDGHKIKYQFSLLGEMLYTRLDAWVRGWNERESRMMQEYTCQTGGVWFLLMFCYTWIASILPRHASSCWGCLLHQG